The Cyclopterus lumpus isolate fCycLum1 chromosome 6, fCycLum1.pri, whole genome shotgun sequence genome contains a region encoding:
- the rpl4 gene encoding 60S ribosomal protein L4: protein MACARPLISVYSEKGETIGKNVVMPAVFKAPIRPDVVNFVHTNMRKNSRQPYAVSELAGHQTSAESWGTGRAVARIPRVRGGGTHRSGQGAFGNMCRGGRMFAPTKTWRRWHRRINTTQKRYAICSAVAASAIPALVMSKGHRIEEIPEVPLVVEDKVESYKRTKEAVLLLKKLKAWNDIKKVYASQRMRAGKGKMRNRRRIQRRGPCIIYNQDSGVTKAFRNIPGITLQNVNKLNLLRLAPGGHVGRFCIWTESAFRKLDELYGTWRKPATLKNGYNLPMHKMTNTDLSRILKSEEIQKALRTPIKTINRRVLKKNPLKNLRIMLKLNPYAKTARRNAILKHDPTIKAKMLKPKKKPARKGAGAPVKPKA, encoded by the exons ATG gCGTGTGCTCGACCCCTGATATCGGTTTATTCCGAGAAAGGAGAAACTATTGGCAAGAATGTGGTCATGCCGGCTGTGTTCAAGGCTCCAATTCGCCCTGATGTTGTGAATTTTGTTCACACCAACATGCGCAAGAACAGTCGCCAGCCTTATGCAGTCAGTGAACTGGCAG GCCACCAGACCAGTGCAGAGTCTTGGGGTACAGGAAGAGCTGTAGCCCGTATCCCCCGTGTGAGAGGTGGTGGTACTCACCGCTCTGGACAGGGTGCTTTTGGAAAT ATGTGTCGTGGAGGACGCATGTTTGCCCCCACCAAAACCTGGCGTCGCTGGCACCGCAGAATCAATACAACCCAGAAGCGTTATGCCATCTGCTCTGCCGTGGCTGCCTCTGCAATTCCTGCTCTTGTGATGTCCAAAG GACACCGCATCGAGGAAATCCCAGAGGTCCCGCTGGTGGTTGAAGACAAAGTTGAGAGCTACAAGAGAACCAAGGAGGCAGTGCTCCTGTTGAAGAAGCTGAAAGCCTGGAATGACATCAAGAAG GTCTATGCCTCTCAGCGCATGCGTGCTGGTAAGGGTAAGATGAGGAATCGCAGACGGATCCAACGCAGAGGACCATGCATAATCTACAACCAAGACTCCGGTGTCACCAAGGCCTTCAGAAATATCCCAG GCATCACTCTGCAGAACGTAAACAAACTGAACCTCCTGAGGCttgcccctggtggtcatgttGGACGCTTCTGCATCTGGACCGAGAGTGCTTTCCGCAAGCTGGATGAGCTGTACGGCACCTGGCGTAAACCTGCTACCCTGAAGAATGGTTACAA CCTGCCCATGCACAAGATGACCAACACCGACCTGAGCAGGATTCTGAAGAGTGAGGAGATCCAGAAGGCTCTTCGTACACCAAT CAAGACTATCAACCGCAGAGTCCTGAAGAAGAATCCTCTAAAGAACTTGAGGATAATGCTCAAACTGAACCCGTACGCCAAGACGGCAAGACGTAATGCCATCCTCAAGCATGACCCTACG ATCAAGGCTAAGATGCTGAAACCCAAGAAGAAGCCTGCTAGGAAGGGAGCAGGAGCACCTGTCAAACCCAAGGCATAA
- the LOC117732849 gene encoding 60S ribosomal protein L4-like: MVNYPFSAGKGKMGSLQQRTISNQVAAVSSLLQFLSACPAMKASLQNKPNLKLAPGGHVGLFCMDELYGTWRKPASLKNGYNLPMHKMTNTDLSRILKNGYNLPMYKMTNTDLSRILKSKEIRRLFVHQSRRSDAES, from the exons ATGGTGAACTATCCCTTTAGTGCTGGTAAAGGTAAGATGGGGAGTCTCCAGCAGAGGACCATCTCCAACCAAGTCGCCGCTGTCTCAAGTCTTCTGCAATTTCTCAG TGCTTGTCCTGCCATGAAAGCATCACTGCAGAACAAACCTAACCTGAAGCTTGCTCCTGGTGGACATGTTGGACTCTTCTGCATGGATGAGCTGTACGGCACCTGGCGTAAACCTGCTTCCCTGAAGAATGGTTACAA CCTGCCCATGCACAAGATGACCAACACCGACCTGAGCAGGATT CTGAAGAATGGTTACAA CCTGCCCATGTACAAGATGACCAACACCGACCTGAGCAGGATTCTGAAGAGTAAGGAGATCAGAAGGCTCTTCGTACACCAAT CAAGAAGATCAGATGCAGAGTCCTGA
- the map2k1 gene encoding dual specificity mitogen-activated protein kinase kinase 1 isoform X1: MQKRRKPEPIQLNPIPDGNTINGTGATETNLEALQKKLEELELDEQQRKRLEAFLTQKQKVGELKDDDFEKICELGAGNGGVVFKVSHRPSGLIMARKLIHLEIKPAIRNQIIRELQVLHECNSPYIVGFYGAFYSDGEISICMEHMDGGSLDQSLKKAGKIPEQILGKVSIAVIKGLAYLREKHKIMHRDVKPSNILVNSRGEIKLCDFGVSGQLIDSMANSFVGTRSYMSPERLQGTHYSVQSDIWSMGLSLVEMAIGRFPIPPPDAKELEKIFGFPVEGEAACSESSPQPQPPGRPGSSYGPDRPPMAIFELLDYIVNEPPPKLPGIFGSEFQDFVNKCLIKNPAERADLKQMMVHSFIKLSEAEQVDFAGWLCSTIGLNQPVTPTHSTAM; this comes from the exons ATGCAGAAGAGAAGGAAGCCGGAGCCGATCCAACTCAACCCGATCCCCGATGGAAACACTATCAACGGCACCGGAGCCACAGA AACAAATTTGGAGGCACTGCAGAAGAAATTAGAAGAGCTTGAGCTGGATGAGCAGCAGCGGAAACGCCTGGAGGCCTTTCTGACACAGAAGCAGAAGGTGGGAGAGCTGAAGGACGATGACTTTGAGAAGATCTGTGAGCTGGGGGCCGGCAACGGCGGAGTCGTCTTCAAGGTCTCCCACAGACCCTCTGGTCTGATCATGGCGAGGAAG CTGATCCACCTGGAGATCAAACCTGCCATCAGGAACCAGATCATTAGGGAGCTGCAGGTGCTGCACGAGTGTAATTCCCCCTACATTGTGGGCTTCTACGGGGCTTTCTACAGCGACGGCGAAATCAGCATCTGCATGGAGCATATG GACGGCGGCTCCCTGGACCAGTCGCTGAAGAAGGCTGGCAAGATCCCGGAGCAGATCCTTGGCAAAGTCAGCATCGCT GTCATTAAAGGACTCGCCTACCTGAGGGAGAAACACAAGATCATGCACAGAG ATGTCAAGCCTTCCAACATCCTCGTGAATTCCCGCGGTGAAATCAAGCTGTGCGACTTTGGAGTGAGCGGACAGCTCATCGACTCCATGGCCAACTCCTTCGTGGGCACCCGATCCTACATGTCG CCAGAGCGTTTACAGGGAACCCATTACTCTGTTCAGTCGGACATCTGGAGTATGGGTCTGTCCCTGGTGGAAATGGCAATCGGGCGCTTCCCCATCCCACCGCCTGATGCTAAGGAACTGGAAAAGATTTTTGGCTTCCCAGTAGAAGGGGAGGCAGCCTGCAGCGAGTCCTCCCCACAGCCACAGCCCCCCGGGCGACCAGGCAGCT CATACGGACCTGACAGACCACCAATGGCTATATTTGAGCTGCTTGATTACATAGTCAATGAG CCTCCACCAAAGCTGCCTGGAATATTCGGCTCTGAATTTCAAGACTTTGTGAACAAATG TTTGATAAAGAATCCTGCAGAGAGAGCAGACCTGAAACAGATGATG GTGCATTCGTTCATCAAACTGTCTGAAGCAGAGCAGGTGGACTTTGCAGGCTGGTTGTGCAGCACCATTGGACTCAATCAGCCGGTGACACCCACCCACAGTACAGCAATGTGA
- the map2k1 gene encoding dual specificity mitogen-activated protein kinase kinase 1 isoform X2: MQKRRKPEPIQLNPIPDGNTINGTGATETNLEALQKKLEELELDEQQRKRLEAFLTQKQKVGELKDDDFEKICELGAGNGGVVFKVSHRPSGLIMARKLIHLEIKPAIRNQIIRELQVLHECNSPYIVGFYGAFYSDGEISICMEHMDGGSLDQSLKKAGKIPEQILGKVSIAVIKGLAYLREKHKIMHRDVKPSNILVNSRGEIKLCDFGVSGQLIDSMANSFVGTRSYMSSDIWSMGLSLVEMAIGRFPIPPPDAKELEKIFGFPVEGEAACSESSPQPQPPGRPGSSYGPDRPPMAIFELLDYIVNEPPPKLPGIFGSEFQDFVNKCLIKNPAERADLKQMMVHSFIKLSEAEQVDFAGWLCSTIGLNQPVTPTHSTAM; encoded by the exons ATGCAGAAGAGAAGGAAGCCGGAGCCGATCCAACTCAACCCGATCCCCGATGGAAACACTATCAACGGCACCGGAGCCACAGA AACAAATTTGGAGGCACTGCAGAAGAAATTAGAAGAGCTTGAGCTGGATGAGCAGCAGCGGAAACGCCTGGAGGCCTTTCTGACACAGAAGCAGAAGGTGGGAGAGCTGAAGGACGATGACTTTGAGAAGATCTGTGAGCTGGGGGCCGGCAACGGCGGAGTCGTCTTCAAGGTCTCCCACAGACCCTCTGGTCTGATCATGGCGAGGAAG CTGATCCACCTGGAGATCAAACCTGCCATCAGGAACCAGATCATTAGGGAGCTGCAGGTGCTGCACGAGTGTAATTCCCCCTACATTGTGGGCTTCTACGGGGCTTTCTACAGCGACGGCGAAATCAGCATCTGCATGGAGCATATG GACGGCGGCTCCCTGGACCAGTCGCTGAAGAAGGCTGGCAAGATCCCGGAGCAGATCCTTGGCAAAGTCAGCATCGCT GTCATTAAAGGACTCGCCTACCTGAGGGAGAAACACAAGATCATGCACAGAG ATGTCAAGCCTTCCAACATCCTCGTGAATTCCCGCGGTGAAATCAAGCTGTGCGACTTTGGAGTGAGCGGACAGCTCATCGACTCCATGGCCAACTCCTTCGTGGGCACCCGATCCTACATGTCG TCGGACATCTGGAGTATGGGTCTGTCCCTGGTGGAAATGGCAATCGGGCGCTTCCCCATCCCACCGCCTGATGCTAAGGAACTGGAAAAGATTTTTGGCTTCCCAGTAGAAGGGGAGGCAGCCTGCAGCGAGTCCTCCCCACAGCCACAGCCCCCCGGGCGACCAGGCAGCT CATACGGACCTGACAGACCACCAATGGCTATATTTGAGCTGCTTGATTACATAGTCAATGAG CCTCCACCAAAGCTGCCTGGAATATTCGGCTCTGAATTTCAAGACTTTGTGAACAAATG TTTGATAAAGAATCCTGCAGAGAGAGCAGACCTGAAACAGATGATG GTGCATTCGTTCATCAAACTGTCTGAAGCAGAGCAGGTGGACTTTGCAGGCTGGTTGTGCAGCACCATTGGACTCAATCAGCCGGTGACACCCACCCACAGTACAGCAATGTGA